In Verrucomicrobiota bacterium, the following are encoded in one genomic region:
- a CDS encoding FtsX-like permease family protein has protein sequence MTLWLIIYKSLRQHAFSTVLTALSIALAGGLLMSVWTVREQSHAAFTGMSGGFDAVLGARSAKLQLVLNAVFHLEESPGNLGWSDYLEIQKNPNVELAVPIAMGDNYRGYRLVGTSPEFFTKAEYAPGKRCAPRAPGRIFDPTAREAVAGSLVAEKLGLKRGDVIHPFHGLLFDEEKEHAETYLVVGILEPTNTPADRVIWIPLEGLQRMSGHDPAAASDISAVLIKLKAGSAIAGQRLNLLYNKEGSRLTFAWPIGQIMAQLFGKIAWFDRVLELVAYLVALVATGSILASLYNSMNERRREIAILRALGAHRRTVLASIILEAAAIATLGMAIGFGFYAVILLGVASVVRAQTGIVLDPLAFHAIMLWAPLGLIGLSALSGIVPAVKAYRTDVAENLAPIS, from the coding sequence ATGACCTTGTGGCTGATCATCTATAAAAGCCTTCGCCAGCACGCGTTCTCGACCGTGCTCACGGCCTTGTCCATCGCGCTGGCGGGAGGCTTGTTGATGTCTGTGTGGACGGTTCGCGAACAATCGCACGCCGCCTTCACGGGCATGAGCGGCGGTTTCGACGCCGTGCTGGGCGCGCGTTCTGCCAAACTTCAGTTGGTTCTCAACGCGGTCTTTCACCTCGAAGAATCACCCGGCAATCTGGGGTGGTCCGATTACCTGGAGATTCAAAAAAATCCCAACGTCGAATTGGCGGTCCCGATCGCGATGGGCGACAATTATCGCGGCTACCGCCTGGTGGGAACTTCGCCGGAGTTTTTCACGAAGGCCGAATACGCGCCGGGCAAGCGTTGCGCCCCGCGCGCCCCAGGGCGAATCTTTGATCCCACCGCGCGCGAAGCCGTCGCGGGAAGTCTCGTGGCGGAGAAGCTTGGCCTGAAACGGGGCGACGTGATCCATCCCTTCCATGGCCTCCTGTTCGACGAAGAAAAGGAACACGCGGAAACCTATTTGGTCGTCGGAATCCTGGAACCGACGAACACTCCGGCGGACCGTGTGATCTGGATTCCACTGGAAGGTTTGCAGCGAATGAGCGGACACGATCCCGCCGCCGCCTCGGACATCAGCGCCGTGCTCATCAAACTCAAAGCGGGCAGCGCGATCGCCGGGCAGCGCCTCAACTTGCTCTACAACAAGGAAGGAAGCCGGCTCACGTTCGCCTGGCCCATCGGGCAAATCATGGCGCAACTTTTTGGAAAGATCGCCTGGTTCGATCGCGTGCTGGAACTCGTGGCGTACCTGGTCGCGCTCGTCGCCACCGGTTCGATTCTCGCCAGCCTTTACAATTCGATGAATGAGCGCCGCCGGGAGATCGCCATCCTGCGCGCGCTGGGCGCGCATCGGCGCACGGTGTTGGCTTCGATTATTTTGGAAGCCGCCGCAATTGCCACCTTGGGCATGGCGATTGGATTTGGATTTTACGCGGTGATTCTGCTGGGCGTGGCTTCGGTAGTGCGCGCGCAGACGGGCATCGTGCTCGACCCGCTGGCGTTTCACGCGATCATGCTCTGGGCGCCGCTGGGATTGATCGGGCTGAGCGCGTTGTCCGGCATTGTTCCGGCCGTGAAAGCGTATCGCACGGACGTCGCGGAGAACCTGGCGCCGATTTCTTAG
- a CDS encoding DUF3299 domain-containing protein — MSNPMWNLSAELRAAFCASLAACLLAGCSASSRSSEDNAPADIRGEPINPSKPESKPSVADSSGSASTNSTQSELQRSEQVQTAAGPNLAQPQDSQAPNSTTEEFVPVAFDKLASFNFVIPDDRPSTNQVATPSKSEEQIPAGVKALDQTKVALKGFMLPLRVESGLVTEMLIMRDQSMCCYGTVPKINEWVSVKMTNKGVKPIMDQPVTVFGKLRVGEMRENGYLVGIYAMDGEKMAVPADL; from the coding sequence ATGAGCAATCCGATGTGGAATCTAAGCGCTGAATTGCGAGCAGCATTTTGCGCTTCCCTGGCCGCCTGCCTCCTCGCTGGCTGCTCTGCGTCAAGCCGGTCCTCCGAAGACAACGCGCCGGCGGACATCCGGGGCGAACCGATCAATCCGTCGAAGCCCGAATCCAAACCTTCCGTTGCCGATTCCAGCGGATCCGCCTCGACGAATTCGACCCAGAGCGAGCTCCAGCGCTCGGAACAGGTTCAGACAGCGGCAGGGCCGAACCTCGCCCAGCCGCAGGATTCCCAGGCTCCGAATTCCACCACCGAGGAATTTGTTCCCGTGGCATTCGACAAACTGGCTTCCTTCAATTTCGTGATCCCGGATGACCGGCCTTCGACCAACCAGGTCGCGACCCCTTCCAAATCCGAGGAGCAGATTCCGGCCGGCGTGAAGGCGCTCGATCAAACGAAGGTCGCGCTCAAAGGTTTCATGCTTCCGCTCCGCGTCGAAAGCGGACTCGTCACGGAAATGCTCATCATGCGCGACCAATCGATGTGTTGTTACGGGACCGTGCCCAAGATCAACGAGTGGGTGAGCGTCAAAATGACGAACAAAGGCGTGAAGCCCATCATGGATCAGCCCGTGACGGTTTTTGGCAAGCTTCGCGTCGGCGAAATGCGCGAGAACGGCTACCTCGTCGGCATCTACGCGATGGACGGCGAAAAGATGGCCGTCCCGGCGGATCTCTGA
- the rpsU gene encoding 30S ribosomal protein S21, translating into MTEIKLRRGDDVGKALRRLKKALGRERLFDELKKRRHFQKPSDYLRKKQKEARFNAMLRQRHADQ; encoded by the coding sequence ATGACTGAAATCAAACTCAGGAGAGGCGACGACGTAGGCAAGGCGCTGCGGCGATTGAAGAAAGCGCTCGGCCGAGAGCGGCTCTTCGATGAACTCAAAAAGCGGCGCCATTTTCAAAAACCGAGCGATTACCTCCGGAAGAAACAGAAGGAGGCGCGGTTCAACGCCATGCTGCGCCAGCGCCACGCCGACCAGTGA
- a CDS encoding Gfo/Idh/MocA family oxidoreductase, with translation MNRRNFLKTGAAGLALSALPNYAAEFADQKKRVGLIGTGWYGKCDLFRLIQVAPVEVVSLCDVDKRLLAEAADMVAARQASKKKPRTYADYREMLKEKDHDIVLVETPDHWHALPMIAAVQAGADVWVQKPISADVVEGQAMLAAARKYNRVVQVNTQRRSTPHLIEARDRILKEGKLGKIAHVDICCYWGMGRAGRTPDVPVPDYLDYEMWTGPAPMRPFNRRTHPRGWRAFMEYGNGIVGDMCIHMLDMVRWMLDLGWPQRVSSTGGILVEKESNANTTDTQTATFDFGDLQVVWKHRTWGDMPDPDYPWAATFYGDKGTLKASVFNYEFFPRGKKEPTAKGEPLYEYDKYPEDQTEKDLEKHCASAIRWHMKDFLSAIAKRSKPVADIEQGFISSASCILANHSMKLGRTLTWDAAKGQVVGDDEANRLLRRTYRSPWVHPEPASV, from the coding sequence ATGAACCGTCGAAATTTCCTCAAAACTGGCGCGGCGGGTTTGGCCTTGTCCGCTCTTCCCAACTACGCCGCAGAATTCGCCGATCAAAAGAAACGCGTCGGGCTCATTGGCACGGGCTGGTACGGCAAGTGCGATTTGTTCCGATTGATCCAGGTCGCGCCCGTCGAAGTCGTCTCGCTTTGCGACGTGGACAAGCGCCTGCTGGCGGAGGCCGCGGACATGGTCGCGGCCCGGCAAGCTTCGAAGAAGAAGCCGCGCACTTACGCTGACTACCGCGAAATGCTGAAAGAGAAAGACCACGACATCGTGCTGGTCGAAACCCCGGACCACTGGCACGCCTTGCCGATGATCGCGGCCGTTCAAGCGGGCGCAGATGTCTGGGTGCAAAAGCCGATCAGCGCCGATGTCGTCGAAGGCCAGGCCATGCTCGCCGCGGCGCGCAAATACAACCGCGTCGTGCAGGTGAACACGCAACGCCGCAGCACTCCGCATTTGATCGAGGCCAGGGACCGAATCCTCAAGGAAGGGAAGCTGGGCAAGATCGCGCACGTCGATATCTGCTGCTACTGGGGCATGGGGCGAGCTGGCCGGACGCCGGACGTGCCCGTTCCCGATTACCTCGATTACGAGATGTGGACCGGCCCGGCGCCGATGCGGCCCTTCAACCGCCGGACCCATCCGCGCGGCTGGCGCGCCTTCATGGAATACGGCAACGGCATCGTGGGCGACATGTGCATCCACATGCTCGACATGGTGCGTTGGATGCTCGATTTAGGCTGGCCGCAACGGGTCAGTTCCACTGGCGGCATCCTGGTCGAGAAAGAGAGCAACGCCAACACCACTGACACGCAGACCGCGACGTTCGACTTCGGAGACCTTCAGGTGGTTTGGAAACACCGCACGTGGGGTGACATGCCGGATCCCGATTATCCCTGGGCCGCGACGTTTTACGGAGACAAAGGCACGCTCAAAGCCAGCGTGTTCAATTACGAGTTTTTCCCGCGGGGCAAAAAGGAGCCGACTGCCAAAGGCGAGCCGCTCTACGAGTACGACAAATATCCCGAAGACCAGACTGAGAAAGATTTGGAAAAACATTGCGCCTCAGCGATTCGCTGGCACATGAAGGATTTCCTGTCAGCCATCGCCAAGCGTAGCAAGCCGGTAGCCGATATTGAGCAAGGGTTCATTTCGAGCGCCTCCTGCATTCTGGCCAATCATTCCATGAAACTCGGCCGCACTCTGACATGGGACGCCGCGAAGGGCCAGGTCGTGGGCGATGACGAAGCCAATCGCCTTTTGCGCCGGACTTATCGTTCGCCCTGGGTTCATCCGGAGCCGGCGAGCGTCTGA